From the genome of Altererythrobacter sp. BO-6:
GGGTGGTCGCGCCGCGCGACGCTTTATGGCGGTAATCATTCGGCCGGGCGCAATCCGCGCCTGCTCGATCCCGCAACCGAAAGCGCGCGAATCCGCGCGATGTACACCCACCCGGAACACACGCGCAAAGGGATCGGGCGCTTGATCCTCGACACCGCCGAGGAGGCTGCGCGGCGCGAAGGCTTTAGCGAGCTGGAGATGGCGGCAACCATGGCAGGCAAGCCGCTTTATGAAGCTTGCGGTTACGCGGTCGAGAGCGAATGGTTCGACGAGAATGGCGCTGTGCCAGTACCGCTGGCAACGATGTGGAAGCGGATCGCCTGAGCCTCAGCCGCGCGCTGCCGCGAGCACGAAATCCCCGCAGCGTTCGCCAATCATGATGCTCGGCGCGTTGGTATTGCCGCTGACGATCTTGGGCATGATCGATGCATCGGCCACCCAAAGCCCATCGAGCCCGCGCAGCTTCAGCTGCGGATCGACTACGCTGTCGGCATCGCAGCCCATCCGGCAGGTGCCGACCGGGTGATAGATAGTATCGGATACCTCTCGAATGCGACGCTCCAGCGCGGCATCATCCTCATAATCGATCGGGTTACGGTCACGCGCGCCCAGCGTCGACAGCGGTGGCGTATCGGCAATGCGCGCCATCAGTCGCGCGCCTTTCTTGAGCAACTCCATGTCGCGCGGATCGGACAGGAAATTGGGGTTGATCGCGGGCGCATCAGTCGGATCGGCGCTCTTCAGCCGCACCCAGCCCTTGCTCTCTGGCCGCAGCACGCAGACGTGGAGCGAGAAGCCGTGTTCCCTCAGCTTGTCGCGCCCGTGGTTCTGGATGATGGCGCGGATGAAATGATATTGCACGTCGGGGCAGGGCGCCTCAGGGTCGATCGTGACGAAGCCGCCACTCTCCGCGAAATTGGTGGTCAGCATGCCGGTACGATGGCGACGATGTTCGACGAAAGCCTTCGCAACTGCCCAGATGCCGCGCAGCGAACCGCCAAACAGGCCGAGGTCGTTGAGCTCATAACTGGTCAGGAAGTCGCAATGGTCCTGCAGGTTTTCGCCAACTGCGCCCCGGTCCAGCAGCACGTCAATTCCGTGCCGCGACAGTTCTGCGCCCGGGCCAATGCCTGACAGCATCAAGATCTGCGGCGATCCGAAGGCCCCTGCGCTGAGAATCACGCCCGATCGTGCCGTGATCGTTTCGCGCTTGCTGCCGCGGCGCACCATCACGCCCGTCGCCCGGCCATCCTCGATCAATATCCGTTCGATGACCACGCCGGTGCGGATGTCGAGGTTCGGCCTGCCTTGCAGCGGATCGAGGAAGGCGCGGGCAGATGACCAGCGCTCGCCATTCTGTTGGGTCACCTGGTAAAGGCCGAAGCCTTCCTGGCGCGGCCCGTTGAAATCGTCATTGTGCGGGATCTGCAACTGCTCGGCCGCCTCGACAAAGGCCTGCGCAACCGGGCTGGGGCTGATTTGCTCGCTCACGGTCAGCGGGCCATTACCGCCATGCCATGCGTCCCCGCCGCGCTGATTGCCTTCCTGCCGTTTGAAGACGGGCAGCACATCCTCCCACGCCCAGCCGGTGCAGCCCATCGCGGCCCAATTGTCATAATCCCAGGGATTTCCGCGAATATAGACCATGCCGTTGATCGCGCTGGTCCCGCCCAACCCGCGACCGCGCGGCTGGTAACCGATCCTGCCGCCGAGGCTCTCCATCGGCTCGGTATCGAAGGCCCAATTGCTGGCCTTGGGCATCATCGCCAGCAGGCCGGGCGTGCGCGTGAAGATATGCGTATTGTTGCCACCCGCTTCGAGCAGGCACACCGTGTTACGGCCGTCTTCGGCCAATCGGGCGGTTGCAGCGCTGCCGGCGCTGCCCGCGCCAATCACGATATAATCGAAGCTGTCCATCATCTCTCCTCTTGGCGGAGAGTGTTAGGCAGGCTCGCTTTGCCCGGCAATCGGGTTTTGATTGACCACTGAGTTTTTATGCGCAGGATTATGCCCTTGCCGTTCCAGCCAGCGCGCGCGGATCGTGTCGGACGTGTCGCGGCTGTCGTCATGAGTCCAGCCCGGCTCGCGCAGCAGATAGCCCAGCTTGCTGCCCCACGGCGCGCGCCAGATATCCTGGATCATCCCGATCCATTCGTGGAACACCGCCCACAGCAGGTTGAAGCTGCCCAGCTGCTTGATGATGCCGTAGCGGATTGGCTCCTCATCGCTCTCCGGCTCGAACGTGCCGAACATCTTGTCCCATACGATGAAAACGCCAGCATAGTTGCGGTCGAGATAGCGCGGATTGGTGGCGTGGTGCACGCGGTGGTGGCTGGGCGTGTTCATCACCGCTTCGAACCAGCGCGGCATGCGTCCGATCGCCTCAGTGTGGATCCAGAACTGGTAAATCAGGTTGAACCCGCCGCAAATCGCGATCATCGCCGGGTGGAAGCCGAGCAGCACCAGCGGCAGCGCGAACAGGAAGCCGAACGTGAACGGCCCGGTCCACGTTTGCCGCAGCGCAGTCGAAAGATTGTAGTGCTGGCTCGAATGATGGTTCACATGCGCAGCCCACATCCAGCGGATGCGATGCCCGGCCCGGTGAACCCAGTAGTATTTGAGATCATCGAGCACGAAACATAGCGGCCAGGCCCACCACGCCCATCCGATGTCGAATAGGCGGAACTGCCATACCCCCAGGAACAGCACGAAAAAGAAGCCGCCGAAGAGCAGGCTGGATACGGTGCTGCCAAGGCCGAACAGCAGGCTGGTCAGCGTGTCGCGCGGCTCATAGGCGTATGGCCGTTTGCGCCACGCCCAGATCATCTCGATCAGGACGAGCGCCACAAAGCCCGGTACGGCATAGTCGACAGGTGAGAAATCAGGCATTGCTATGCGATCCTAATGCATTCACCGCTTCTGCCCAAGCCTGAGCATCATCCAGCTTGAGCTCAACGCTGCCAAAGCGACGTTCGCCGCTATCGATTCGGAGCGTGCTCGGCGCAATTCTTGCGGTTGCGTCAGGCCCCAGAATTCGACCTGCCAACTTGTTGCCATGCTGTCTCAGCAACAACAGCCGACCATTTGCGTCGCACATAATCGCGGACTTGCCGCTCATGTCGACCGACCAGGCGGTGGGCTCATAGCCGTCGACCGCTTCGTCGGCAGCCCTGCGGATGGCGGCTTCGCTGTCCAAGGCTGGCTTGCCCCCCAGGCGCAAGGCATGCGCCAGCCAGGCGAGCAGCAGAATAGCCAGCAGCGAGCCGACAAACTGGAGGATTTCTGGCGGCAGATTCATCGAAATGCCGATTGGCACGGGCGGTGCTTTGCGGCAAGCAGTCAGGCAAGAGAGAGGACCACTGCATGACCAGATTTGCCAGCATTCTTGCTATCGCCACACTGATCGCCGCCCCGCTCGCCGCGCAGGTGCCTGACCCGGCTGCAGAGGTGGCCGCGCAGAAGGACCGCACCGCCCGGGTGGCGCAGCAGCTGTGGGATTGGGCCGAACTTGGCTACCTTGAACAGCGTTCGAGCGGGCTGATGATGGAAGAGCTTGCCGGGGAAGGCTTCCGGATCGAAGCGGGCATAGCCGATATCCCCACCGCCTTTGTGGCCGAATGGGGCAAGGGTGGGCCGGTGATTGCGATCCTGGCCGAATATGACGCGCTGCCCGGAATCAACCAGTCGGCTTCGGCCACGCGCGATCCGGTCGATGGCAAGGGCGCGGGGCATGCCTGCGGGCACAATCTGTTCGGTGCGGGCTCCTTGACGGCGGCGATTGCAGTCAAGAACTGGCTGGAGGCAACCGGCACACCAGGCCGCATCCGGCTTTACGGCACGCCTGCCGAAGAAGGTGGCTCGGGCAAGGTCTACATGACCCGCGCGGGCCTGTTCGATGACGTGGATATCGCGATCCATTGGCATGCCGACGATGAAAACAGCGCTGCGGCGCGCACCAGCCTCGCCAATCGCTCCGCCAAGTTCCGCTTCCACGGGGTCTCGGCCCATGCCGCCGGTGCTCCAGAACGCGGGCGCTCGGCCCTTGACGGGGTCGAGGCCATGAACATGATGGCCAATATGATGCATGAGCATATGCCGCAGCAGGCGCGCATGCATTATGTGATCACGTCGGGCGGGAACGCACCCAATGTCGTCCCGGACTTTGCCGAGGTGTTCTATTATGTGCGCCATCCAGACCCGAAGGGCGTAGAGGATATCTGGGCGCGACTTGAAGATGCGGCGCGCGGCGCGGCGCTAGGCACCGGCACCAAGGTCGATTGGGAAGTGATCCACGGCAACAACCCGTTGCTCGTGAACGAAACGCTGGCCATGGTGATGGATGCCAAGCTTCGGCAGGTCGGCGGCGTGGCCTATTCAGCGGAAGAGCGGGTCTGGGCAGCGGAAATCCAGAAGTCGCTGGGCGACGCAGCAAAAGCGCTCGAAAGCGCTGCTGAAATCCAGCCTTACAGCAAGAGCCTGGGATATGGTTCGACCGACGTCGGCGATGTCTCATGGGCGACGCCGACCGTTGGTGTGCGCACCGCGACATGGGTGCCAGGCACCAGCGCACACAGCTGGCAGGCGGTGGCAGCCAGTGGCCATTCGATCGGGCACAAGGGGGCGCAAGTCGCGGCGAAAGCGATGGCGCTGATGGCGGCGGAGCTGTTCACCAATCCCGAATTGCGGGCTGCGGCCCGGGCGGAATTCGACCAGTCGCGCGGTCCTGGCTACCAGTACCGCTCGCTGTTGGGCGATCGCCCGCCACCGCTCGACTACCGCAAGTAGCTTCGCCGTTCAGCCCTTGGCTTGCGCAGCCAGCATGTCCATCGCCGGTCGGACCGGCGATACGTCATAGCCAGCGTTGCGCGCTGCCGCGGCGATTTCGTCAGGATTATGACCGGCGCGCGCTTGCGCCAGCGACCAGAGCAAGGTTGAACGCGTGCCACTGCGGCAATAGCCGAGCACCTTCCCGTCAGTGCTGGAAAGCGCCGCCTGCATCGCCGCCACTTGCGGTTCGCTGAAGCCGGAATGGCCGATAGGGATGGCGAGATAATCCATTCCGGCCGCGCGCACGGCCGCTTCGATTTCGGCGCCCTGCGGTTCCTCTGGGGCTTCCCCATCGGGCCGGTTGTTGATGACCAGAGTTACCCCCGCGTTCGCTGCCTCAGCTATATCGTCCAGCTGGATCTGCGGACTGGCCAGCATGGTTGGCGAAAGCTCGCGAAAATCGGTCATGATATCTCTCCTGTCTCGCGGCCGGCGCGACTCGCACGGTGGTTTCGCCCAAAACCCTTGGCTGGGGCAAGCATTCCCGGCAACAATCGCAATGCGAAAATGTCACATTTTTGCGCCAAACGAGCAGGGCGCGTTAAATCATTCGCCTCGCAAGGCTTTGTCCGCTATGTTGCAGGAGTAGAGGTGGGGTTCCGGCAAATCAGCTGCGATGCCTGCTGCGCAAAATGCTGCTTTCCGTCCGCAGCATTGGCGTGGGTGTTTCAGGGCGGAGAGACAAGGTACGAATTAGGTTATGGGTTACGACAGAGGGCGCCGCCGCGGCCGGGACAAGCGCGACGGATTCGGCGAGGACGGCTTCGATCCATTCGGCGGCGGTGACAGCTTCCCCCCGCGCGACAATTTCGGACAGCAGGATCGTTTTGGCGGCGGTGGCCGCGGGTTTGGAGATGATCGCGGCCCGGGCGGCGGCGACCGGTTCGGCGGCGGTGGTCGCGGTCCGGGTGGTGGTGGCCGTGGGCCCGGTGGTGGCGGCGGTGGCGGCGGTTTCAACCGCATGCCGGCCCAGGTGATCGGCACCGGTAAGGGCACGGTCAAATTCTTCAATAGCCAGAAGGGTTTTGGCTTCATCCAGCAGGATTCGGGCGGCGAAGATATCTTCGTTCATATCAGCGCGGTCGAACGGGCCGGGCTGGAAGGCCTGGCAGAGGGGCAAGAGCTTGAGTTCAACCTAGTGGATCGCGGCGGCAAGGTGTCGGCGCAGGACCTGCAGGTTGTGGGCGACGTGATCGCGGTCGAAAAGCGTCCTGCTGCGCCGCAGCGCGAGCTTACCGGTGAGAAGGCGACCGGGACAGTCAAGTTCTTCAATTCGATGAAGGGTTTCGGCTTCCTCGTACGTGACGATGGCCAGCCGGATGCATTCGTTCATATCAGCGCGGTCGAGCGGTCGGGCCTCTCCAGCCTGAATGAAGGCGAACGTTACGAATTCGACATCGAAGTCGATCGACGAGGCAAGCACTCGGCGGTCAACCTCGTTCCCGTCCAGGGTTGATCAGCTGCCTTGCGCGGCCATTTGACCGGCCGCTGATGAGGCTTTACACGACGTGGAAATGGCGGTCCTGCGGGGCCGCCATTTCTCATTTGCCTGATTTGAATTTGCTTGAGGTTCCGCGATGTCGATCACTCCCCTGATGCCCGTTTATCCCCGTTGCGGCGTGCGGCCGGTGCGCGGCGAGCACTGCCACCTCATCGATGAGGATGGCACGCGCTATCTCGATTTCGCCAGCGGGATCGCAGTGAACCTGCTGGGCCACAGCCATGAAGGGCTGATTTCAGCGATCCAGCAGCAGGCGGCAACGCTGATGCATGTTTCGAACCTCTACGGCAGCCCGCAGGGTGAAAAGCTGGCACAGGCACTGGTCGACAACACCTTTGCCGACACCGTCTTCTTTACCAATTCCGGTGCCGAGGCGGTCGAATGCGCGATCAAGACGGCGCGCGCCTATCACCAGCATGAAGGCGATACGACGAAGTTCGAACTGATCACCTTCAAGAACGCGTTCCATGGCCGGACGATGGCTACAATCAGCGCGTCGAATCAGGAAAAGATGCACCACGGTTTTTCACCGCTGCTCGCCGGGTTCAAATATGCCGAGTTCGACGATCTGGAGAGCGCGAAAGCGCTGATGGGGCCGCACACCGCCGGCTTCCTGGTCGAACCGATCCAGGGCGAAGGCGGCATTCGCCCGGCCAGCGATGCCTTCATGAAGGGCCTGCGCGAACTCGCCAACCAGCACGATTTGATGCTAGTGCTGGATGAGGTGCAGTGCGGGGTTGCGCGCACGGGCACGCTCTATGCCTATGAGCAATACGGAATCGAGCCAGATATCCTTGCCACCGCGAAGGGTATCGGCGGCGGCTTCCCGCTGGGTGCGTGCCTGGCCACGGAAAAGGCCGCGCGCGGCATGGTGTTCGGCACGCATGGCTCGACCTATGGCGGCAATCCGCTGGCGATGGCAGCGGGCAGCGCGGTCATGGAAGCGGTCGCGAACGAAGAATTCCTCAGCTCCGTCCGCGAAAAGGGCGAGCGCCTGCGCAGCCGCCTGGAACAGTTCATCGGCAATTATCCGGAGCTGTTCGAACTGGTGCGCGGCAAGGGGTTGATGCTGGGCATCAAGATGAAGGTCGAGAGCCGTCCCTTCTTCGTTCACCTGCGCGACAATCATCAATTGCTGACCGTGGCCGCGGGCGACAACACGATTCGCGTCTTGCCGCCGCTGGTGATCGGCGATGCCGAGATCGACGAGTTCTTCGAGAAACTATCGGCCGGGGCGGCGAGCTTCTCGCCAGAGCAGTAATGGCCCAGCCGCGCCATTTCCTCGATCTAGGCGATGCAGGCGGCGATGCGATTGCCGCCATGCTGGGCGATGCGATTGACCGGAAAGCGGCGCGTGAAGGTTGGCCCAAGGGCAGACCCGATGCCGACCGGCCGCTCGCGGATCACGTGCTGGGCATGGTGTTCGAGAAGAATTCGACCCGCACCCGCGTCAGCTTCGACATCGCGATGCGCCAGTTGGGCGGTTCGACGCTGATCCTGGATTCCGCTTCGAGCCAGCTGGGGCGGGGCGAGACGATTGCCGATACGGCCCGTGTCTTGAGCCGGATGGTCGACGCGATCATGCTGCGGACGGACGATCATGCCAAGATCGAGGAAATGGCGCGCCATGCCAGCGTTCCGGTGATCAACGGCCTGACCGATCGTTCTCATCCCTGCCAGATCGTGGCTGACCTCCTCACCATCATCGAGCATGGCAAACCGCTGCCGGGCCTGGAAGTCGCCTGGTTCGGCGACGGCAACAACGTGCTGCACTCGATCCTTGAGGCTGCCGGCCTGATGAAGTTCAACGTGCGGGTGGCCACCCCTGCAGGCTATGAGCCGGATCGGGAATTCGTTGACATGGCGAGATCGGGCGGGGCCAAAGTCACCCTGACCCATGATGCGGCAGCCGCTGCCGAAGGCGCCGATGTGGTCGTTACGGACACGTGGATTTCGATGGGCCAGGCGCATGCCGAGGAAAAACTGGCTGCCATGGCGCCCTATCAGGTCAATTCGGCGCTGATGGCCAAGGCGAAGGCAGACGCGATCTTCCTGCATTGCCTGCCGGCTCACGTGGGCGAGGAGGTCTCCGACGAAGTGTTCGAAGGAAGCCAGTCTGTCGTCTTCGACGAAGCCGAGAACCGCATCCATGCGCAGAAGTCGGTCCTGCGCTGGTGCTTTGGCCAGTTGTGACGGCTGAACGGCGAGCAGCCCTTAATTTCCCGGCTCAAGCCACCATATAGCCGCGGATGACGGACACATCGGAAATCTTCACGGAGCAGCTGCTCGGTTTCAGCGTCCCGTCGCGCGATGCGCGAGGACGGGTGGTACGGCTCGATCGTTCGCTTGACGATATCCTCAGCGCACATGACTACCCCGCGCCGGTCAAACACCTGCTGGCCGAAGCCTTGGTGCTGACCGCGCTGATGGGCGGCTTGCTCAAGGAAGAGCACGCCCAGCTCACGATGCAGGCGCAGACCGAAGGCGGGCCGATCAGGCTGATGGTGTGCGATTACCGTTCCGGCCAGATGCGCGGCTATGCCGATTTCGACGACCAGCAATTGGGCAGTCTCGGCACCAATCCGTCGCTTTCGGCGCTATTCGGGAAAGGCTATCTCGCGATCACTTTCGAAACCGGGCAGGGGCGACGCTATCAGGGAATTGTGCCGCTCGAGGGCGCTTCGCTGGCCGAAGCCTGCGAACAATATTTCTTCCAGTCCGAACAGATCCCGACATTGCTCAAGGTCGGAATTCTGGCCCAGGGCTCCAGCTGCATTGCCGGTGGGCTGCTGCTGCAGCACCTGCCGCAAGGCGAGGAAGGGCGCGAACGGCTGCATGTGCGGCTTGACCATCCTGACTGGGAACATGTCGCGGTGATGGCCGGATCGCTAAGCCATCAGGAATTGGTCGATCCGGGCCTGTCGATGGAGGCGATCGTCTGGCGGCTGTTCCACGAAGAAGACGAAGTGCGGGTCGAGCCGGGCGCTTGCCTCAGCAAGGGATGCCGTTGCGATGTCGCGCATTACAACAGCGTGCTTTCCCGCTTTCCCGAAGACGAGCGCAATGCGATGCGCAATGCCAACGGCGAGATCGTGGTCGATTGCGCCTTTTGCTCGAAAGAGTTCGTTATCGACCTTTGAAGCGGTTCGTCGCTGTTCAGAAACGGTTTATCGCAGCGGTGCTAATTCACCGCATGTAAATGCGAAAGCGCACAGTGGATCGGACATGATGAACAGGTTTTTGGCAGGCATGACAAGCTTGGTTGCAGCGATTGCTGCGGCCGGTCTTGTGCTGGCTGCGCCTGGGCAGGCCCAAACCGGGGCGCTGGCGATGCTGGATGGACTTGCCAAGGGCGAGTGGACCGTGCGCTACCGCGATGGTTCGCCTGACCGCAAGATTTGCCTGCGCAAGGGTGACGAGCTGATCCAGCTGCGCCACGACGATCGCAATTGCAGCCGCTTTGTTGTCGATGATGCAGCCAGCGAAGTCACAGTGCAGTACACTTGCCGTGGCAACGGCTATGGCCGGACCAATGTCCGCCGGGAAACGTCTTCATTGGTCCAGATCGAAAGCCAGGGGATCGCCGAGGGGCTGCCGTTCCAGTTCCAGGCCGAAGCGCGCCGCACCGGCACCTGCCAGTAACAGGCTGGTTAACCGCGGGAACGGTTCCGATTGCATCGGGCACGCGAGACGCTAAGCCGGGCGGATGCACAAAGATAGTTCCGAACACCAGCCGATAGCCCTGGTCCTGCTTTCGGGCGGGCTGGACTCGATGGTTTCCGCAGCAATCGCGCGCGAGCAGGGTTTCCGGCTTCATGCCTTGTCGATCGATTATGGCCAGCGTCACCGGCGCGAGCTTCAGGCGGCGCGTTCCATCGCCAAGCAACTGGGGGCGGAGCGGCATATCGAATTGGCGCTCGATCTGCGTGCATTTGGCGGATCTGCCCTGACAGACGATATCGAGGTCCCCAAGACCGGGGTGGATGATACCATACCGGTCACTTACGTTCCTGCGCGCAATCTCGTTTTCCTTTCGCTGACCGTTGCCGCTGCTGAAGCGGTCGGGTCACGCGATATCTTCATCGGCGTGAACGCGCTCGACTATTCGGGCTATCCCGATTGCCGCCCTGAATTCATTGCCAGTTTTGCCGAAACCGCCCGGCTGGGTACAAAGGCGGGGGTGGAAGGTCTGCCGTTTCAGATCCATGCACCGCTCCAGCACATGACAAAGGCTGACATCGCCAGGGAATGCGACCGTTTGGGGCTCGATCCCGGCTGGAGTTGGTCGTGCTATGACCCCACCAGCGAAGGTATGGCCTGCGGGATGTGCGATTCCTGCCGATTGCGAAAAAAGGGGTTTGCCGAGTCGGGCGTTGAGGATAGCACCTGTTACGCAGCTTAAGGCGAAAGCCTTTCCCGGGAGAGATTGATGACCGAGCAAGACACCGATCCTGCGGTGCCGGCAACGCCGAGCGACAGTGTTCCAGCATACAGCTGGTATGCGTTGAGTGTGCTGGTGTTGATCTATGTATTGAACTTCATCGATCGCCAGATTCTTTCGATCCTTGCGAATGATATCAAGGCGGACCTGGGCGTCGATGATGCCTATCTCGGCTTCCTCTACGGGACCGCCTTTGCGATCTTTTATGCGCTGTTCGGCATCCCGCTGGGCAAACTGGCTGACAGCTGGAAGCGCGTGCGATTGATGACGCTTGGCCTGACACTGTGGTCGGCGATGACTGCCGTGTCGGGCTTCGCCAGAGACGCTGCGACGCTGACCGTTGCCCGGATCGGGGTGGGCGTCGGCGAGGCGACGGCCAGCCCCTCGGCCTACTCACTGATCTCTGACTGGTTCCCCGCCCGACTGCGGGCGACGGCCCTGGCGATCTACAGCTCAGGCCTCTACATCGGCGGGGGTGTGTCGCTCGCGATCGGCGGCGTGATCGTCGATCGCTGGAATGCGGCATTTCCGAATGGCGACCCATGGTTCGGGTTTGCCGGCTGGCAGGCAGCATTCATTGCTGTCGGCGTGCCCGGCCTCCTGCTCGCTCTATGGGTGATGACTTTGCGCGAACCCGTGCGCGGAGCGATTGACGGATTGGCAAGCCCTGAAGACCCGGAACCCTTCCGCGGATTTGTGCGGGAACTCTATACCGTCATACCGCCCTTCACCTTCCTTGGAGCAGCCGCTCGCGGCGGGGTTGCGCTGCTCATCAACATCGCTGTGTTTATCTTGGCCATGTCCGTCGCCTTTGGATTGACCGAGGTGCTGGATTCTGGCCGGGGCCTGATCGTGCCGCAGATCACCGACCAGTGGCTGCTGCTGGCGATCGGCTATTACGCGGTGTTTTGCTGGGCCAGCGCGCTGCGCCAGCGGGACTACCCGACCTTTGCCCTGACCTGGGGATCGCCTGCCTTCCTGTGCACGATCCTTGGGTATGGCACTGTCGCCTTCATGGCCTATGCCGCGTCCTATTGGGGTGCGCCCTACGCGGAACGCGTGTTCGATGTGAGCAAGGCCGAACTGGGCTTCTGGCTTGGCGGCGGCGGTGCGGCTGGCGGTTTCCTGGGGGTTATCCTGGGCGGGCGGATGGCGGATTACCTCTTCACGCGCTTTGCCGCCGGGCGGATATGGGTAATCATGTTCGGTCTGCTGTCGCCGATCCCGTTTGCCATCGTGCAGTACACGACGGAGAGCTTCGCGCTCTTCCTGATCCTGAATGTTGTCGTGGGCGCGTTGGCGGCATCGGCGCTGGGTGCGGCGGCGGCCAGCAGCCAGGCGCTGGTACTGCCGCGGATGCGCGGCACAGCCACGGCGACGTTCTTCCTCGCGACCACGCTCGTCGGTCTGGCGCTGGGGCCTTACCTTGCCGGTTATGTCTCTGCCCAGCATGACGGGGATCTGTCACGCGGTGTACTGTCGACCCTCTGGATCACGCCGGTCGGACTGGTGTTGCTCGCCTTGGCGATCAAACTGGTGCCCAAGGCGAGCGAGACACTTCTGGCGCGCGCCAAGGCGGCGGGAGAGCCTGGCCTGGGAGTCGATTAGGCCAAGCGCGGCGCTTTCGAATCAGGACGCAAGCACCGCACAGGCGATGCGCGCACCGGCCGCGCCGGTCGGGTCGGTGCGATAATCGTCCGGCCCGGCATGGATCATCACGGCGGTTCCGTCCGTGTCAAAGATCTTTGGCAAGACGGCGGCAGCGTCTTCGCTGACTTGAACGGTAACATCGAACTGCCCGCTTGATGGAATTTGGAGATTTGGCAGGTCGCCCAGGTGCTTGCCATCCGGGCTCAGGTGGCCGTGCGTTTTGCCAAAGGGATTCAAGTGACCGCCAGCCGATGTAAAGGCGGGCCCTTCGCATGTGCCGGTTTGGTGGAGATGCAGCGCTCGCTCGCCCGCTTCAAACCCTTGTCCCTGAATTTCTAGAGACAGGCTATTGTCCGCGCGGACGAGGCGGGCGGTGCCTGCCGTCGCGCCATCCGATTTGATCAGCGCCCCTGAGGCGACTTCTTCCAAGCCTGGTCCACCGGTCGTGACGCAACCAGCCGAGATCGCGGATGCCAGGGTGAGCGTGATGAGCGAGCGATAGTGCATTTCAATTCTCCGCCAGTAGCTTTCCCTGCACTAACGAAAAAGGGGCCGGATTGCTCCGGCCCCTCTTCATTTTTCTATCCGAACGATCGGATGATTACATGCCCGAGCCCGGACCGTAAGTCACCTCGACGCGGCGGTTCTGCAGTTCGCGCACGCCGTCTTCGGTCGGAACGCGGTTTTGCGTTTCACCGAAGGCTTCGCTGCTGATCCGGCCATCGGGGATGCCCCGACCGGTCAGATATTCGCGAACCGATGCGTTACGGCGGCCTGCCAGACCCATGTTGTATGTCGCGGTGCCCGAACGGTCGGTGTGACCGGCCAGCATGACGCTTGCCGTGCCGCAATCCGCATAAGCGGTGACCGCGTTATCGAGAACCGTTGCTGCCTCAGGCGTGATGTCCGATTCGTCCCAGTTGAAGAAGACGATGTACGGGCCCGTGTTGCAGACCGGCGCCGGCGGCGGAGGCGGCGGAGGCGGCGGGGGCGGCGGCGGAGGCGGCGGAGGCGGCGGGGGCGGCGGAGGCGGCGGCGGGGCGGCCTGGGCGCCGAAGTTGTAAATCAACGAACCCAGGATCGAGTGCGTCGAAACGTCCGTATTGATCGAATTTCCGCCGGCGTCGACAATGCCAACGTCGGTGGCGTTGAAGTAGCGATACTTCAGGCCAACGTCCCAATTGCCACTGAGCGGGGCACGGATGCCAGCCAGTGCCTGCCATGCAAGGCCG
Proteins encoded in this window:
- a CDS encoding OmpA family protein yields the protein MRRLVMGMALASTALATPALARDGQWYIGVDGGAMIVEDASDNDAGVTVSHDEGYDFGGVVGYDFGAFRLETEAAYKKATLDTIEVGSAVLEGDGSGSILSFMLNGLLDFGPDDGLQGFVGAGIGVARTDLQGTRRTGGPDLYNDSDTGLAWQALAGIRAPLSGNWDVGLKYRYFNATDVGIVDAGGNSINTDVSTHSILGSLIYNFGAQAAPPPPPPPPPPPPPPPPPPPPPPPPPPAPVCNTGPYIVFFNWDESDITPEAATVLDNAVTAYADCGTASVMLAGHTDRSGTATYNMGLAGRRNASVREYLTGRGIPDGRISSEAFGETQNRVPTEDGVRELQNRRVEVTYGPGSGM